Proteins from one Catenuloplanes atrovinosus genomic window:
- a CDS encoding DUF742 domain-containing protein: protein MPDRPPDELPEMHWMDDDAGPVVRAYAVTGGRVRPVAGGFDLVAFVVCRVTEDELPSHLSPEQRAILAACREPISVAEIAAKLNLALGVIRVLLGDLLAADLISMYEPPAARRHDEDILKAVVNGLRAL from the coding sequence ATGCCGGATAGACCACCGGACGAGCTGCCGGAGATGCACTGGATGGACGACGACGCCGGGCCGGTGGTGCGCGCCTACGCGGTGACCGGCGGCCGGGTGCGCCCCGTCGCCGGCGGTTTCGACCTGGTGGCGTTCGTGGTCTGCCGCGTGACGGAGGACGAGCTGCCGTCACATCTGAGCCCGGAACAGCGGGCCATCCTCGCCGCCTGCCGCGAGCCGATCTCCGTGGCCGAGATCGCCGCGAAGCTGAACCTGGCGCTCGGCGTGATCCGTGTACTCCTCGGCGACCTGCTGGCCGCCGACCTGATCTCCATGTACGAGCCGCCCGCGGCTCGCCGGCATGACGAAGACATCCTCAAGGCGGTTGTTAATGGGCTCCGTGCGCTATGA
- a CDS encoding BTAD domain-containing putative transcriptional regulator: MQVRYAVLGPLTATADGAEVDLGPAKQRAVLALLLLNANRPVSAAAIVDAVWADDPPENGTNVVQKHVAGLRRALEPDRSPRSPSTVLALDGAGYRLHVEAGALDTDTFDSSVRGARALLAGDDPGAAATALRSALLLWRGEALAGLDGRVFATARRRLDDARGAAWELLAEAELALGRHASLGAELVRVIEEFPAREELRGALMLALYRQGRQAEALTAFREARDYLSDEFGVEPGERLQDLHRRILRSDPSLGLAAPPVTSPAAAPPVAAAPPPPPTPTPASASVPVRTGRRLDLSAKAWAKAVLFGGVAAGSLGMLTWLVIGVLAFARRSWAQGAAAAVYGVLTMGMFVLIGSGEIDPERDLGTTWDLLFSLCLFVPMLVGALHAVLLAFFPRSPAPVAPAGDPLREAHREQARQILAYRPDIAAELGIGRPDLFRWYDDGGLVDVNAVPEAQLAALPGLSAEAARTVAAERARGGPFGSLHDLVARGALPPDDAYALRQLLVFGAGLATTARPPG, encoded by the coding sequence ATGCAGGTCCGGTACGCGGTCCTGGGCCCGCTGACGGCGACGGCCGACGGCGCCGAGGTGGACCTCGGCCCGGCCAAGCAGCGCGCCGTCCTCGCGCTGCTGCTGCTGAACGCGAACCGGCCGGTCTCCGCCGCCGCGATCGTGGACGCGGTCTGGGCCGACGATCCGCCGGAGAACGGGACGAACGTGGTGCAGAAGCACGTCGCCGGGCTGCGCCGCGCGCTGGAGCCGGACCGCTCGCCCCGCTCCCCCAGCACCGTGCTCGCGCTGGACGGCGCCGGATACCGGCTGCACGTCGAGGCCGGCGCGCTCGACACGGACACGTTCGACTCGTCGGTACGCGGCGCGCGCGCCCTGCTGGCCGGCGACGACCCGGGCGCGGCCGCCACCGCGCTCCGCTCCGCGCTGCTGCTCTGGCGTGGCGAGGCGCTGGCCGGGCTGGACGGCCGGGTGTTCGCCACCGCGCGCCGGCGGCTGGACGACGCGCGCGGCGCGGCGTGGGAGCTGCTGGCCGAGGCGGAACTGGCGCTGGGCCGGCACGCGTCGCTGGGCGCGGAGCTGGTCCGGGTGATCGAGGAGTTCCCGGCCCGGGAGGAACTGCGCGGCGCACTGATGCTGGCGCTGTACCGGCAGGGCCGGCAGGCGGAGGCGCTGACCGCGTTCCGCGAGGCGCGCGACTACCTGAGCGACGAGTTCGGCGTGGAGCCGGGCGAGCGGTTGCAGGACCTGCACCGGCGCATCCTGCGCTCGGATCCGTCACTCGGTCTCGCCGCCCCGCCGGTCACGTCGCCCGCGGCTGCCCCGCCCGTCGCCGCCGCGCCGCCGCCTCCTCCGACTCCGACTCCGGCTTCGGCTTCGGTGCCGGTGCGGACCGGGCGGCGGCTGGACCTCTCCGCCAAGGCGTGGGCGAAGGCGGTGCTATTCGGCGGCGTCGCGGCCGGATCGCTCGGCATGCTCACCTGGCTGGTGATCGGCGTGCTCGCCTTCGCGCGCCGTAGCTGGGCGCAGGGCGCGGCCGCGGCCGTCTACGGCGTGCTCACCATGGGCATGTTCGTGCTGATCGGCTCCGGCGAGATCGACCCGGAGCGCGACCTGGGCACCACCTGGGACCTGCTGTTCTCGCTCTGCCTGTTCGTGCCGATGCTGGTGGGCGCGCTGCACGCGGTGCTGCTGGCGTTCTTCCCGCGCTCCCCCGCGCCGGTCGCGCCGGCCGGCGACCCCTTGCGGGAGGCGCATCGGGAGCAGGCGCGGCAGATCCTCGCGTACCGGCCGGACATCGCGGCGGAGTTGGGCATCGGCCGGCCGGACCTGTTCCGGTGGTACGACGACGGCGGCCTGGTCGACGTGAACGCCGTACCGGAGGCCCAGTTGGCCGCGCTGCCCGGCCTGAGCGCGGAGGCCGCGCGGACCGTGGCGGCGGAGCGGGCCCGCGGCGGCCCGTTCGGCTCGCTGCACGACCTGGTGGCCCGCGGCGCGCTGCCGCCGGACGACGCCTACGCCCTGCGGCAGCTCCTCGTCTTCGGCGCCGGCCTGGCTACGACGGCGCGCCCGCCAGGCTGA
- a CDS encoding LutC/YkgG family protein, whose amino-acid sequence MSSARTEILARVRAHRPASAPPVPRDYLPDVPGIDVVEVLVDRLADYRAGVHRASAATLPGVLAGLVATSSTVVAPPGLPAEWLAEVAGPVLRDFPGAPISVADLDRPGVTVVTGAAVAIAVTGTLILDAAPDQGRRVLSLVPDHHVCVIWTDQISGGVPAALARLADPSRPITLISGPSATSDIELNRVEGVHGPRRLDVVVAARS is encoded by the coding sequence ATGAGCAGCGCGCGTACGGAGATCCTGGCCCGCGTCCGGGCACACCGGCCGGCGTCCGCGCCCCCGGTGCCGCGCGACTACCTGCCGGACGTGCCCGGCATCGACGTGGTCGAGGTGCTGGTCGACCGGCTCGCCGACTACCGGGCCGGCGTGCACCGGGCGTCCGCCGCGACGCTGCCGGGCGTGCTCGCCGGCCTGGTGGCCACGTCGTCCACCGTGGTCGCACCGCCCGGCCTGCCCGCGGAGTGGCTCGCCGAGGTGGCCGGCCCGGTGCTGCGCGACTTCCCCGGCGCGCCGATCTCGGTCGCCGACCTGGACCGGCCCGGCGTCACCGTGGTCACCGGCGCCGCGGTCGCGATCGCGGTCACCGGCACGCTGATCCTGGACGCCGCTCCCGACCAGGGTCGCCGCGTGCTCAGCCTGGTCCCGGACCACCACGTCTGCGTGATCTGGACCGACCAGATCAGCGGTGGGGTGCCGGCCGCGCTGGCCCGCCTGGCCGACCCGTCCCGGCCGATCACGCTGATCTCCGGCCCGTCCGCCACCAGCGACATCGAGCTCAACCGCGTCGAGGGCGTGCACGGCCCGCGCCGCCTCGACGTTGTCGTCGCCGCCCGGTCCTGA
- a CDS encoding lactonase family protein, with translation MMSDGELVFIGCYTSEAGGRGDGISVARRDPRTGELSAPRLAAATPSPSFLARHPRLPVLYAAGELAEGRVTAWAIAEDGDLTLLGEQPTGGEHPCHVAVTADGAHLVTANYGSGSVAVHPLDLLGVPGERTDLRRHEGSGPVEDRQEGPHAHMATPDPDGDRVWVIDLGLDALFGYRLDPETGRLEPPPAPFRTRPGTGPRHLTRAGGRLYVVGELDGSVTGYDAAADGTLTELGRAGASESDGPVQPSEIGIGADGRFGYVANRGPDTIAVFALDETSGIPVLRGEVPSGGVWPRHFSLMPSVDPAGPEFLYVANERSDSVITFRLDPETGIPAPGAPVLELGTPTCIIRA, from the coding sequence ATCATGAGCGACGGCGAACTCGTATTCATCGGTTGCTACACCTCGGAGGCGGGCGGCCGCGGCGACGGCATCTCCGTGGCCCGCCGCGACCCGCGCACCGGAGAGCTCTCCGCGCCGCGCCTGGCCGCCGCCACGCCGTCCCCGTCGTTCCTGGCCCGCCACCCGCGCCTGCCCGTGCTGTACGCCGCCGGCGAACTGGCCGAGGGCCGGGTCACCGCGTGGGCGATCGCGGAGGACGGCGACCTGACGCTGCTCGGCGAGCAGCCCACCGGCGGCGAGCACCCGTGCCACGTGGCGGTCACCGCGGACGGCGCGCACCTGGTCACCGCCAACTACGGCAGCGGCAGCGTCGCCGTGCACCCGCTGGACCTGCTCGGCGTGCCGGGCGAGCGCACCGACCTGCGCCGGCACGAGGGCTCCGGCCCGGTCGAGGACCGGCAGGAGGGGCCGCACGCGCACATGGCCACGCCGGACCCGGACGGCGACCGGGTGTGGGTGATCGATCTGGGGCTGGACGCGCTGTTCGGGTACCGGCTGGACCCGGAGACCGGCCGGCTGGAACCGCCGCCCGCGCCGTTCCGCACCCGGCCCGGCACCGGCCCGCGGCACCTGACCCGCGCGGGCGGCCGCCTCTACGTGGTGGGCGAGCTGGACGGCTCGGTCACCGGGTACGACGCGGCCGCGGACGGCACGCTGACCGAGCTCGGCCGGGCCGGCGCCAGCGAGTCGGACGGCCCGGTGCAGCCGTCCGAGATCGGCATCGGCGCGGACGGACGTTTCGGGTACGTTGCCAACCGCGGCCCGGACACGATCGCCGTTTTCGCTCTGGATGAGACATCCGGCATTCCGGTACTGCGCGGTGAGGTGCCGTCCGGCGGCGTCTGGCCGCGCCATTTCTCGCTCATGCCGAGTGTCGATCCGGCCGGCCCCGAGTTCCTCTACGTGGCGAACGAGAGATCGGACTCAGTGATCACGTTCCGCCTGGACCCGGAGACCGGAATCCCCGCTCCCGGCGCTCCCGTGCTGGAGCTGGGCACACCCACGTGCATTATCCGCGCCTGA
- a CDS encoding GTP-binding protein produces MGSVRYDDESVSVPTALKILIAGGFGAGKTTLVGSVSEVRPLQTEEVLTGLGLDVDDTFGVEQKGTTTVAMDFGRITISEDLQIYLFGTPGQDRFWFLWDELAFGALGAVVLADTRRLADCFPSVDYFEQRGTPFVVAVNMFDGHKQITEAALRTALDLDPDVPIVLCDARDRRSGKSVLIALVEHVAERRGLSLAGAPS; encoded by the coding sequence ATGGGCTCCGTGCGCTATGACGACGAGTCGGTCTCCGTACCGACGGCTCTCAAGATCTTGATCGCGGGCGGCTTCGGCGCGGGGAAGACCACGCTGGTCGGCTCCGTCAGCGAGGTGCGCCCGCTGCAGACCGAGGAGGTGCTGACCGGCCTCGGCCTGGACGTGGACGACACGTTCGGCGTCGAGCAGAAGGGCACCACCACGGTCGCGATGGACTTCGGGCGCATCACGATCAGCGAGGATCTGCAGATCTACCTGTTCGGCACGCCCGGCCAGGACCGCTTCTGGTTCCTCTGGGACGAGCTGGCGTTCGGCGCGCTCGGCGCGGTGGTGCTGGCCGACACCCGGCGCCTGGCGGACTGCTTCCCGTCCGTGGACTACTTCGAGCAGCGGGGCACGCCGTTCGTGGTCGCGGTCAACATGTTCGACGGCCACAAGCAGATCACCGAGGCCGCGCTGCGCACCGCGCTCGACCTGGACCCGGACGTGCCGATCGTGCTCTGCGACGCCCGCGATCGCCGCTCCGGCAAGAGCGTGCTGATCGCGCTGGTCGAGCACGTGGCGGAGCGCCGCGGGCTCAGCCTGGCGGGCGCGCCGTCGTAG
- a CDS encoding aldo/keto reductase: MDPAARVRLGGSDVLVTRLGLGLAPIGGLYAPVGDATARAVLDRAWERGIRLFDTAPLYGHGLSERRTGAALRDRPRNQLVLSTKAGRLVVHGTAERSTLWTELSGDAGIRFDFSAAAIRRSVEESLRRLGMDRIDLLHLHDPDDHYLPALHEALPAMVELRRSGAVGAISIGMNQAPMPAGLIRAMGGPGPDAVLVAGRYTLLDQSALDDLLPLAARRGISVLAAAPYNSGLLADPRPGARFDYAPAARAMLDRALKIKDICRGYGVPLRAAAIQFACGHPAVAAVVCGARSPEEVDDNVDMAALPIPAELWTALKGEGLLPASVPTP; encoded by the coding sequence ATGGACCCGGCGGCCCGCGTCCGGCTCGGCGGCAGCGATGTCCTGGTCACCCGCCTGGGGCTCGGCCTCGCCCCGATCGGCGGCCTCTACGCCCCGGTCGGCGACGCCACCGCGCGCGCCGTGCTCGACCGCGCCTGGGAGCGTGGCATCCGCCTCTTCGACACCGCGCCGCTCTACGGGCACGGGCTCTCCGAACGGCGTACCGGCGCGGCACTGCGCGACCGGCCGCGCAACCAGCTGGTGCTCTCCACCAAGGCCGGCCGGCTGGTCGTCCACGGCACGGCGGAGCGCTCCACGCTCTGGACCGAGCTGTCCGGCGACGCCGGAATCCGCTTCGACTTCTCCGCCGCCGCGATCCGCCGCTCGGTCGAGGAGAGCCTGCGCCGGCTCGGCATGGACCGCATCGACCTGCTTCACCTGCACGACCCGGACGACCACTACCTGCCCGCGCTGCACGAGGCGCTGCCGGCCATGGTGGAGCTGCGCAGGTCCGGCGCGGTCGGCGCGATCAGCATCGGGATGAATCAGGCGCCGATGCCGGCCGGCCTGATCCGCGCGATGGGCGGGCCCGGCCCGGACGCGGTGCTGGTGGCCGGCCGTTACACGCTGCTCGACCAGTCGGCGCTCGACGACCTGCTGCCGCTCGCGGCCCGCCGGGGCATCTCCGTGCTGGCCGCGGCGCCGTACAACTCCGGCCTGCTGGCCGACCCGCGGCCCGGCGCGCGGTTCGACTACGCGCCCGCGGCGCGCGCGATGCTCGACCGGGCGCTGAAGATCAAGGACATCTGCCGGGGGTACGGCGTACCGCTGCGCGCCGCGGCGATCCAGTTCGCGTGCGGCCACCCGGCGGTGGCGGCCGTGGTGTGCGGCGCCCGCTCCCCGGAGGAGGTGGACGACAACGTGGACATGGCCGCGCTGCCGATCCCGGCCGAGCTGTGGACCGCGCTGAAGGGCGAAGGACTGCTCCCCGCGTCCGTGCCCACGCCGTAG
- a CDS encoding GntR family transcriptional regulator, with protein MRPARRLTLTDDVYTSVQTLIMDHEVAPGEKINIDALARRLEVSPTPVREALARLESDGLVRKRALAGYTASPLLTRAEFEELIEMRLLLEPAAAAKAGYVDDLRAVADLPASPEAPGFTGIAAFTAQDARFHHRIAELSGNGMLRDAIVRLRAHLHLFRLNFPQSHYGTSAAEHHRIVDAIAAGDGPAAAEAMRDHITAARARHLTYFGS; from the coding sequence ATGCGCCCGGCGCGGAGACTCACGCTCACCGATGACGTCTACACGTCGGTGCAAACGCTGATCATGGATCACGAGGTGGCACCCGGCGAGAAGATCAACATTGACGCGCTGGCGCGCCGGCTGGAGGTCTCCCCCACGCCGGTGCGGGAGGCGCTGGCCCGGCTGGAGTCCGACGGGCTGGTCCGCAAGCGGGCGCTGGCCGGATACACGGCGTCGCCGCTGCTCACCCGCGCCGAGTTCGAGGAGCTGATCGAGATGCGGCTGCTGCTCGAACCGGCCGCGGCGGCGAAGGCCGGCTACGTCGACGACCTGCGCGCCGTGGCCGACCTGCCCGCCTCACCGGAGGCACCGGGCTTCACGGGCATCGCGGCGTTCACCGCGCAGGACGCCCGGTTCCACCACCGGATCGCGGAGCTGTCCGGCAACGGGATGCTGCGCGACGCGATCGTCCGGTTGCGCGCGCACCTGCACCTGTTCCGGCTCAACTTCCCGCAGAGCCACTACGGGACCAGCGCCGCCGAGCACCACCGGATCGTCGACGCGATCGCGGCCGGGGACGGTCCCGCGGCCGCCGAGGCCATGCGCGACCACATCACCGCCGCCCGCGCGCGGCACCTGACCTACTTCGGGAGCTGA
- a CDS encoding LutB/LldF family L-lactate oxidation iron-sulfur protein, giving the protein MNGTGNIVALRPFPDAARLELNDQQLRTNLRRATHTIRDKRLRVVGEVDDWEALRRAGAAIKDDVLARLPELLERFEESATRAGAVVHWARDAAEACEIVTRLVTGTAAREVVKVKSMATQEIGLNEALEAAGIEATETDLAELIVQLADDTPSHILVPAIHYNRSQIRDIFRSRMPGVTDGLTDDPPALAEAARRHLRAKFLSATVGISGANFAIAETGTLVVVESEGNGRMCLTLPETLISVVGIEKILPTFSELEVFLQLLPRSSTGERMNPYTSMWTGVTPGDGPRTTHIVLVDNGRTATLADEIGRQALRCIRCSACLNVCPVYERVGGHAYGSVYPGPIGAILSPQLTSSGANSTLPYASSLCGACFDACPVRINIPEVLVHLRQKGVDAKRGKPSAERAAFVSLSWIMRDRRRYAAALRAARRGSAPLRGRGRLRRLPWPASAWTDSRDVPLPPKQTFREWWAKR; this is encoded by the coding sequence GTGAACGGAACCGGGAACATCGTCGCCCTGCGCCCCTTCCCGGACGCGGCCCGGCTGGAGCTCAACGATCAGCAGTTGCGGACCAACCTGCGCCGCGCCACGCACACGATCCGGGACAAGCGGCTGCGCGTGGTCGGCGAGGTCGACGACTGGGAGGCGCTGCGCCGGGCCGGCGCGGCGATCAAGGACGACGTCCTCGCCCGCCTGCCCGAGCTGCTGGAACGGTTCGAGGAGTCGGCGACCCGGGCCGGCGCCGTGGTGCACTGGGCGCGCGACGCGGCGGAGGCCTGCGAGATCGTGACCCGGCTGGTCACCGGGACCGCCGCGCGCGAGGTGGTCAAGGTCAAATCGATGGCCACCCAGGAGATCGGGCTGAACGAGGCGCTGGAGGCGGCCGGGATCGAGGCCACCGAGACCGACCTCGCGGAGCTGATCGTGCAGCTCGCGGACGACACGCCGTCACACATCCTGGTCCCGGCGATCCACTACAACCGCAGCCAGATCCGGGACATCTTCCGCTCCCGCATGCCCGGCGTCACGGACGGGCTCACCGACGACCCGCCCGCGCTCGCCGAGGCCGCCCGGCGGCACCTGCGGGCGAAGTTCCTCAGCGCCACGGTCGGCATCTCCGGCGCGAACTTCGCGATCGCGGAGACCGGCACGCTGGTGGTGGTGGAGTCCGAGGGCAACGGGCGGATGTGCCTGACGCTGCCGGAGACGCTGATCTCCGTGGTCGGCATCGAGAAGATCCTGCCGACCTTCTCCGAGTTGGAGGTCTTCCTGCAGCTGCTGCCGCGCTCGTCGACCGGTGAGCGGATGAACCCGTACACGTCGATGTGGACCGGCGTCACGCCCGGCGACGGGCCGCGGACCACGCACATCGTGCTCGTCGACAACGGGCGCACCGCCACGCTCGCGGACGAGATCGGCCGGCAGGCGCTGCGCTGCATCCGCTGCTCCGCCTGCCTGAACGTGTGCCCGGTCTACGAGCGGGTGGGCGGGCACGCGTACGGGTCGGTCTACCCCGGGCCGATCGGCGCGATCCTGTCGCCGCAGCTGACCTCCTCCGGGGCGAACAGCACGCTGCCGTACGCGTCCTCGCTCTGCGGCGCCTGCTTCGACGCCTGCCCGGTGCGGATCAACATCCCCGAGGTGCTGGTGCACCTGCGGCAGAAGGGCGTGGACGCCAAGCGCGGCAAGCCGTCCGCGGAGCGTGCCGCGTTCGTCTCGCTCTCCTGGATCATGCGGGACCGCCGCCGGTACGCCGCCGCGCTGCGCGCCGCCCGCCGGGGCAGCGCGCCGCTGCGCGGGCGGGGACGACTGCGCCGGCTGCCCTGGCCGGCCTCCGCGTGGACGGACAGCCGCGACGTGCCGCTGCCGCCGAAGCAGACCTTCCGGGAATGGTGGGCCAAGCGATGA
- a CDS encoding (Fe-S)-binding protein yields MRIALFITCVNDLMYPDTGRAVVSVLERLGHTVDFPEAQTCCGQMHANSGYRAEAMPMVRGFVDTFRGYDAVVAPSGSCVAMVRDSYPRLALGDPDLESGVAEVAPRTYEFAELLVDVLGVTDVGAVFPHTVTYHPTCHGLRMLRLGDKPLTLLRAVGGLELRPLASAEECCGFGGTFALKNAGVSAAMLADKCGAVDATGAEYVVAADNSCLTHIGGGLSRRAASTAKPIHYAEILASTGSAS; encoded by the coding sequence ATGCGGATAGCGCTCTTCATCACCTGCGTGAACGACCTGATGTACCCGGACACCGGCCGGGCCGTGGTGTCCGTCCTGGAGCGGCTCGGGCACACCGTCGACTTCCCGGAGGCGCAGACCTGCTGCGGGCAGATGCATGCGAACTCGGGCTACCGGGCCGAGGCGATGCCGATGGTGCGCGGGTTCGTGGACACGTTCCGGGGGTACGACGCGGTGGTGGCCCCGTCCGGCTCCTGCGTGGCGATGGTGCGGGACTCGTACCCCCGGCTGGCCCTGGGTGATCCTGATCTGGAGAGCGGCGTGGCCGAGGTGGCGCCGCGCACCTACGAGTTCGCCGAGCTGCTGGTCGACGTGCTGGGCGTGACCGACGTGGGCGCGGTCTTCCCGCACACCGTGACGTATCACCCGACCTGCCACGGGCTGCGCATGCTGCGGCTCGGCGACAAGCCGCTGACCCTGCTGCGCGCGGTCGGCGGCCTGGAGCTGCGGCCGTTGGCGAGCGCCGAGGAGTGCTGCGGGTTCGGCGGCACGTTCGCGCTGAAGAACGCCGGTGTCTCGGCCGCGATGCTGGCCGACAAGTGCGGCGCCGTGGACGCGACCGGCGCCGAGTACGTGGTGGCCGCGGACAACTCCTGCCTGACCCACATCGGCGGCGGGCTGTCCCGGCGCGCCGCGTCGACCGCGAAGCCGATCCACTACGCCGAGATCCTCGCCAGCACCGGGAGCGCATCGTGA
- a CDS encoding roadblock/LC7 domain-containing protein, protein MTSSANLNWLLDDLINRVPTAHQAVVLSSDGLLMGASRSLSREDAEHMAAMAAGFQSLAKGASRHFGAGPVRQTVVEMEAAYLFVTAAGAGACLAVLAASDSDIGLIAYEMAMLVTRVGQTMSATQRTPGVHTDAG, encoded by the coding sequence ATGACCTCCTCCGCCAACCTCAACTGGCTCCTCGACGACCTGATCAACCGGGTCCCGACGGCGCACCAGGCGGTGGTGCTCTCCTCCGACGGCCTGCTGATGGGCGCCTCGCGGAGCCTGAGCCGGGAGGACGCGGAGCACATGGCCGCGATGGCGGCCGGCTTCCAGAGTCTCGCCAAGGGCGCCAGCCGGCACTTCGGTGCCGGGCCGGTGCGGCAGACCGTGGTCGAGATGGAGGCGGCGTACCTCTTCGTGACCGCGGCCGGGGCGGGCGCCTGCCTCGCCGTGCTCGCCGCGTCGGACTCCGACATCGGGCTGATCGCCTACGAGATGGCCATGCTCGTCACCCGGGTGGGGCAGACCATGAGCGCCACCCAACGAACCCCGGGAGTGCATACGGATGCCGGATAG
- a CDS encoding substrate-binding domain-containing protein: protein MALVAVVSGSYLGYRQLSQPSCTGSVPLVVAAAPEIVEPIKAAADAKMSAGAGVDGRCLEVTVQAADPVEIAAAIATKHATTLTGVGQGSGATVLPDVWVPDSSTWLQRLEQAAPGFSPLNAASVATSPVVVAMPEPLAKTMVGWPDKKLQWSDLLAQMTSSDSPLKTGIVDPARDASGLSALLALGQASSGNGTANEAARVAVLRTLALNRSNLRADLVAKFPKSEDPAALANGVGLAALSEEDVIAYNATQPPVSLAALYVEPAAVALDYPFAVMPEADAVKGNAADLLFGELVSSPGYRDSLAKAGLRGSDGAAGGGFAAPTGAPSPEAIAASAPASSGGAAANGLDATAIGRALASWTAITSPGRMLVVFDVSGSMLSPVPTAGDKTRNEVMVEAAGRGLGLLDNEWWLGVWAFSTELDGQRDYRELVPIGQISKQRDALQASLGEVVPVENGATGLYDTVLASYLEVQEGYQADKVNSVVLFTDGQNEDANSISREELVAQLKDKADAKRPVRVILIGIGNEVNKEELETIAAAGGGGAFVAQDPARIDEIFLQAIASRAATVG from the coding sequence ATGGCACTGGTCGCCGTCGTCTCCGGTTCCTACCTCGGTTACCGACAGTTGTCGCAGCCCAGCTGCACCGGGTCGGTGCCGTTGGTGGTCGCGGCCGCGCCCGAGATCGTCGAGCCGATCAAGGCCGCCGCCGACGCGAAGATGTCGGCCGGCGCCGGCGTCGACGGCCGCTGTCTCGAGGTGACGGTGCAGGCCGCCGACCCGGTCGAGATCGCGGCCGCGATCGCCACCAAGCACGCCACCACGCTGACCGGCGTCGGCCAGGGCAGCGGTGCGACCGTGCTCCCCGACGTCTGGGTGCCGGACTCCTCCACCTGGCTGCAGCGCCTCGAGCAGGCCGCGCCCGGCTTCTCCCCGCTCAACGCCGCGTCCGTCGCGACCAGCCCGGTCGTGGTCGCGATGCCGGAGCCGCTGGCCAAGACCATGGTCGGCTGGCCGGACAAGAAGCTGCAGTGGTCCGACCTGCTCGCGCAGATGACCAGCAGCGACTCCCCGCTGAAGACCGGCATCGTGGACCCGGCCCGCGACGCGTCCGGCCTGTCCGCGCTGCTCGCGCTCGGGCAGGCCTCGTCCGGCAACGGCACCGCCAACGAGGCGGCCCGGGTGGCCGTGCTTCGCACGCTCGCACTGAACCGGTCCAACCTGCGGGCCGACCTGGTGGCGAAGTTCCCGAAGTCGGAGGATCCGGCCGCGCTGGCGAACGGCGTGGGCCTGGCCGCGCTCTCCGAGGAGGACGTGATCGCGTACAACGCGACCCAGCCCCCGGTGTCGCTGGCCGCGCTCTACGTCGAGCCGGCCGCGGTCGCGCTGGACTACCCGTTCGCCGTCATGCCGGAGGCGGACGCGGTCAAGGGCAACGCCGCCGACCTGCTCTTCGGTGAGCTGGTGTCGAGCCCCGGCTACCGTGACTCGCTGGCCAAGGCCGGGCTGCGCGGCTCCGACGGTGCCGCGGGCGGCGGCTTCGCGGCGCCGACCGGCGCGCCCAGCCCGGAGGCGATCGCCGCGTCCGCGCCGGCCAGCAGCGGCGGCGCCGCGGCGAACGGGCTAGACGCGACCGCGATCGGCCGCGCGCTGGCCAGCTGGACCGCGATCACCTCGCCCGGCCGCATGCTCGTGGTCTTCGACGTGTCCGGCTCGATGCTCAGCCCGGTCCCCACGGCCGGCGACAAGACCCGTAACGAGGTGATGGTCGAGGCGGCCGGTCGTGGCCTGGGCCTGCTGGACAACGAGTGGTGGCTCGGCGTCTGGGCGTTCTCCACCGAGTTGGACGGTCAGCGCGACTACCGCGAACTGGTCCCGATCGGCCAGATCAGCAAGCAGCGGGACGCGCTCCAGGCCTCGCTCGGCGAGGTCGTCCCGGTGGAGAACGGCGCCACCGGCCTCTACGACACCGTCCTCGCGTCGTACCTGGAGGTCCAGGAGGGCTACCAGGCCGACAAGGTGAACTCGGTGGTGCTCTTCACCGACGGGCAGAACGAGGACGCCAACAGCATCAGCCGCGAGGAACTGGTCGCCCAGCTCAAGGACAAGGCCGACGCCAAGCGGCCGGTCCGCGTCATCCTCATCGGCATCGGCAACGAGGTCAACAAGGAGGAGCTGGAGACCATCGCGGCGGCCGGTGGCGGTGGCGCGTTCGTCGCGCAGGACCCCGCGCGGATCGACGAGATCTTCCTCCAGGCCATCGCCTCCCGCGCCGCGACGGTCGGCTGA